The sequence aaggaaaagcaaagaattattgtTTAGACAGtagggaagaagaagaagcatAAAAACTGCATCATGATTTGCTGTTAACATGCAGTGCTTCCCAGGAAATCCCTGAAAGTAAAATTAAGTGACAGAAGGATAAATGCTAAGTGTGACTGGGGAGCTGTGGGACTTAGATTTGGAGACAAACCGCTTCTCTCAAGTTTAAACCTTCTACTAATTCTGATCTCATGCTCTGCCTGAGGCTGAGGTTTACACCAGAGAGAGCACAAGAGCCAAATTCAGCACACgtgctgtatttcagtttttctcgCAATCAGCTGTCTTCTTCACACCAAGCTGCTCCTTTGTTAGCCCATACCCTGAAAGACATTCCTTCACTCTATATTGACTGCCAGTGTTTGTGACTTGGTGAATTCCACTTGCTGACGCTCTCACCATTGTTTCATGATCCGGGAGTTACCTTCACCACAGTGGTGGAGTTTTTTTTGCCTGGGTTTTcctggattttctttcctttccctatttttcttgcagcttttctggACCTGGCTGGCCCCAATGAAATTAAAGGAGTGTGGAAGGGATCTACCATCTTGCCCTGTAGCTATGTGCCTGTGAAGGACTTTGTGCAGGAAACGCTTACTTGGACTGTGGTACACGACCAAAGGTCGGGTGCTATCTTTCGGAGGGACCACTCTGGTGATCACGTTCTACTGTCCGAATACAGAGATAGGGTCAGTGTCCTGAAGAACTCTCCAGGGGATGTGTCTCTTCATATTTTGAAACTTGAAATCTCCGATAGGGGAACCTACACCTGCCAAGTCACCTGGAGAGCCAGCAACAACAGTCTGATAACAAAAGAGATCACCACCAGAGTTGAGGTAGTTAAAGGTAAATCCAAAAAGGAACCTGTGCTAGAGTGGAAGTCTTTGTCATTCAGACAGTATTTAACCATTTAATAGACTACACAGCCAGTGATCGCTTGCTTCCAGTACAGGATCATTTGGCTGAATGGAGTCTGACTCCTCTGAGAAGCGAGAAATGGGTCAGGGAAGGGAATTAGGGCCCATGATACTGCACTGTCTGGTTCAGGGATGGGGGAAAGTTTTGTGGCCTCTCACTTACTAATTTGTCCCTGACTCTCTTTGTATCCAATTGCCCGATATTTCTATGGGATatgcagcagaaaggaaatgaCTAGATATTGCATTGTTCTTTGACCAAATATCATTGTACACCCCAGAATTCCCTTTATTTGGGCAGTGATGATTTATAGAGGAATGGAGATGGCATCAACACAGCAGAAAAGGTCTTCAGTGTAGGAGTTTCAATGGGCGGCATAACTGGTGTAAAGCTGTCTGTAGGGACAGGAGAGCTGAGCTTAATCTGGGCAGAGAGGAGACATGACAGTGGTGCCTCTGTTCCTTCTGGGAAAGGGCTTAGACCTGGCAAGTGAACTGCCACGGAGCGCAGGGAAGACTTCTAAACCAGCCAAGGCCAGCGTGACCTGAGCCCAAGCTGCTTGTCTTTCAGTTGCAGTGACTAAGCCCGTCATCAGGGCTGGTGAGCTGGGACTGATGGTCCCAGCAGGAGCCAGGACCAGCCTGACCTGCGTGGCCAGCGGATCCCCACCCATCAGCTACCGCTGGTTCCTGGGAGAGCCGGGAGGAAAAGCTCGGCAGCTGAGCAGCCAGGCTGAGCTCACGTTTGACAGCGTGCGACCCTCCGACTCGGGGAAATACTACTGCGAAGCAGAGAACAGGGTTGGGGCAGGCGTTGCCCAGCGGAGCGATGCCGTGGAGCTGACGGTGAGAGGTGAGTCCCCAAACCAGAGCTCGTCATCTCAGCTGCAGGAAATGATCAAGGCAAACAGTCTCCTCTTTCTGTACACAGATCAGACAATTAATGCTGAATATGAGTTGTGATTTTTGGAACAGTTGCACATGAGTGCAAAAGAGTGTACAGCAAAGGAATAGGAATTAATTATGACTGCTTTCTAACACTGCTAGCAGCCAGTCCCCTACTTGTCCTCTAGATGGTTGGTTGGTTTTTCACTGTCTTATAGGTCACATGGAAAAAGTCTCCTGTATTACTGCAGCAAAAGAAACCATGGTCAAACTCCTTTTTTGCCTGTCACTCTTGTTCAACTTGCAGATCTGCCCACAACAACAGCAGCTTTTGTGAGTGATGTGGGAACCCCGGAGAGACACCACACAACCACAGGTGAGGAGTTTAAGCAGTTATAGCTGACAGCAAGAACAAGGAGTCAACAGGAGGGTTAACACCAGCATTTTATAATGGGTTTTGTTGCTGGTGAACACACTCttgacaaaatattatttttagtcTGTTTGCCTCAGTTTTAATCCAGCTGTCTCTGAATACAAAGCATCCTGCTTTCCTAACTCTCCAGTCTGTGCAGGGCTTTTTGCTTGCTTGTACGGGGTTTATATCCCATCCTTTCTGAGGTCTAATAAGAGACTGAAGTGGTGTGTTTAGTTGTATTTATACGTGTGTTTTTATGTGTTGCCACAAACTGCTCCATCCTTTGGGCTGGTTTTAGGCTGGCAGCGTTTTGAGCCTGTATTCTCAAGGATGGCTGTAGAGAGACCAAACTTACAATTTCCATGGTCTATGGGGGTTGTCGGGTAAGGATTTGGGGCATTGGACCACCTTGTCATCTTTGTGGGTTTTGCGCTTTtggtttggtggggtttttttaagtgcacTTCCACCCCATCCCTCCATATATGTCAGCCAGCCTAAAGTAGGATTGTCC is a genomic window of Dromaius novaehollandiae isolate bDroNov1 chromosome 11, bDroNov1.hap1, whole genome shotgun sequence containing:
- the LOC112980857 gene encoding V-set and immunoglobulin domain-containing protein 4-like, with the translated sequence MGMLVRTAVLMSPLLFCNAFLDLAGPNEIKGVWKGSTILPCSYVPVKDFVQETLTWTVVHDQRSGAIFRRDHSGDHVLLSEYRDRVSVLKNSPGDVSLHILKLEISDRGTYTCQVTWRASNNSLITKEITTRVEVVKVAVTKPVIRAGELGLMVPAGARTSLTCVASGSPPISYRWFLGEPGGKARQLSSQAELTFDSVRPSDSGKYYCEAENRVGAGVAQRSDAVELTVRDLPTTTAAFVSDVGTPERHHTTTEKCQTELVFRGTSVIPWTSRGSTTVADLPLTVMTSENDVQNPGKNHTTEDLQKTHLSLYLVILIAVVCGAVVFLILSIILCIRKPKYAHVFEVKHHNNSMRAESSSKFDCAGYYEEPISSTENNYLMEPMKNNRSEEANLNEYNTLRNAKESEYEVGDTV